Proteins from a single region of Desulfovibrio sp. JC022:
- a CDS encoding DUF4198 domain-containing protein, producing the protein MKFIKPTTFVLSCLLAVLCCSTAFAHEFIVKPVQLTAEKGHVVPFSVVSAHVFMISEEMEPINQVEMNFIQNGKSTPVKLTENEMLMTLDGQVKPEAEGTAIIAGHRNGMIWTQTTQGWKQQSKKGLKGVIRSGKYEKFCKTLITVGKADGSYKKAVGHKLEIMPMSDPTLAKVGDEIEFQTLLDGKPVSIESMTATYDGFSMNPNTYAYFTEPYGNGLAKVKITAPGTWMVRAQYKNDQATADYDSHVMRAVLVFEVK; encoded by the coding sequence ATGAAATTCATTAAACCAACCACATTCGTACTGTCCTGTCTGCTCGCGGTTCTGTGCTGCTCAACCGCATTTGCCCATGAATTCATCGTTAAACCCGTACAGCTGACTGCTGAGAAAGGACATGTTGTGCCTTTCAGCGTTGTCTCTGCGCATGTATTTATGATCAGTGAAGAGATGGAGCCGATTAATCAGGTTGAAATGAATTTCATCCAGAACGGCAAATCCACTCCGGTCAAACTTACTGAAAATGAAATGCTCATGACTTTGGACGGTCAGGTAAAACCTGAAGCTGAAGGTACCGCCATCATTGCCGGACACCGTAACGGTATGATCTGGACCCAGACCACCCAAGGTTGGAAACAGCAGTCCAAGAAAGGATTAAAGGGAGTTATCAGAAGCGGGAAATACGAAAAATTCTGTAAGACTCTGATTACTGTGGGCAAAGCAGACGGCAGCTACAAAAAAGCAGTAGGCCACAAGCTTGAGATCATGCCCATGAGCGACCCCACTCTGGCTAAAGTCGGTGATGAAATTGAATTCCAGACCCTGCTGGACGGCAAACCCGTTTCTATTGAAAGCATGACCGCCACTTACGACGGATTCAGCATGAATCCCAACACCTACGCCTATTTTACCGAGCCTTACGGTAACGGCCTTGCAAAAGTTAAAATTACTGCTCCCGGAACATGGATGGTCCGCGCGCAGTATAAAAACGATCAAGCTACTGCGGATTACGATAGCCACGTAATGCGTGCTGTGCTGGTCTTTGAAGTAAAATAA
- a CDS encoding DUF4198 domain-containing protein — MVETSPAVTFKSGFSSGDPIAYGEVLIYAPENTEVEFQNGRTDKNGVFSFLPDRAGIWKVEVDGGLGHKLMFDVEVAESDKNELATHEKEAPLQGSIEIRALLGISLIFNLCLAVTYLRARRKATAIK, encoded by the coding sequence ATGGTCGAAACCTCACCGGCTGTGACATTTAAATCCGGATTCTCATCCGGGGACCCCATTGCCTACGGAGAGGTGCTCATCTACGCGCCTGAGAATACTGAAGTGGAATTCCAGAACGGACGCACTGACAAGAACGGAGTTTTCTCCTTCCTGCCTGACCGCGCCGGAATATGGAAAGTGGAAGTTGACGGCGGACTGGGCCACAAACTTATGTTTGATGTGGAAGTCGCCGAATCAGATAAAAATGAACTTGCAACCCATGAAAAAGAAGCCCCATTGCAGGGATCCATTGAGATCAGGGCTTTGCTGGGAATCAGCCTGATTTTCAACCTCTGTCTTGCAGTTACCTACCTCCGGGCAAGACGGAAGGCTACGGCGATAAAATAA